A genomic segment from Bufo bufo chromosome 8, aBufBuf1.1, whole genome shotgun sequence encodes:
- the CDK9 gene encoding cyclin-dependent kinase 9 isoform X1, producing MAKNYDSLEFPFCDEVSKYERLAKIGQGTFGEVFKAKHRQTGKKVALKKVLMENEKEGFPITALREIKILQLLKHENVVNLIEICRTKVSPTANQYNRYKGSIFLVFDFCEHDLAGLLSNTHVKFTLSEIKKVMQMLLNGLYYIHRNKILHRDMKAANVLITRDGVLKLADFGLARAFSLAKNSQPNRYTNRVVTLWYRPPELLLGERIYGPPIDLWGGGCIMAEMWTRSPIMQGNTEQHQLTLISQLCGSITPEVWPNVDKYELYQKLELPKGQKRKVKERLKAYVKDAYALDLIDKLLVLDPAQRIDSDDALNHDFFWSDPMPSDLKNMLSTHNQSMFEYLAPPRRRGGHMPQQPANQGRNPATNQSEFERVF from the exons ATGGCGAAGAACTACGACTCGCTGGAGTTTCCGTTCTGCGATGAGGTCTCGAAGTACGAGCGGCTGGCCAAGATCGGTCAGGGGACGTTCGG TGAAGTCTTCAAGGCCAAACATCGACAGACGGGGAAGAAGGTGGCGCTGAAGAAAGTTCTGATGGAAAATGAGAAGGAAGGG TTCCCGATCACCGCGCTCCGTGAAATTAAAATTCTTCAGCTCCTGAAACATGAAAATGTCGTGAACCTCATAGAGATCTGCAGGACAAAAG TTTCTCCCACAGCGAACCAGTATAATAGATACAAAGGAAGCATCTTCTTGGTGTTTGATTTCTGTGAGCACGACCTAGCGGGACTGCTGAGCAACACGCACGTCAAGTTCACCCTGTCCGAGATCAAGAAAGTCATGCAGATGCTTCTCAACGGCCTCTACTACATCCACAGGAACAAG ATCCTTCACAGAGATATGAAAGCTGCCAATGTGCTGATCACCAGAGACGGGGTCCTGAAACTTGCAGACTTTGGATTAGCGAGGGCATTCAGTCTTGCCAAAAACAGCCAGCCCAACAGATACACCAACCGCGTGGTGACGCTTTGGTACCGACCCCCTGAGCTGCTTCTCG GTGAACGGATTTATGGACCACCCATTGATTTGTGGGGCGGTGGGTGcatcatggcagaaatgtggaccaGGAGCCCTATCATGCAGGGAAATACAGAGCAGCATCAGCTGACCCTCATCAGCCAGTTGTGCGGCTCCATCACACCCGAG GTATGGCCAAACGTGGACAAGTATGAACTCTACCAAAAGCTGGAGCTGCCAAAAGGTCAGAAGAGGAAAGTAAAGGAAAGGTTAAAGGCGTATGTGAAGGACGCGTACGCTCTAGACCTCATAGACAAGTTACTCGTCTTGGACCCGGCCCAGAGAATCGACAGCGACGACGCGCTCAACCATGACTTCTTCTGGTCCGACCCCATGCCTTCTGACCTGAAAAACATGCTTTCCACTCACAACCAGTCCATGTTTGAATATTTGGCCCCTCCGAGAAGAAGAGGCGGTCACATGCCCCAGCAACCAGCCAATCAGGGAAGGAACCCTGCCACAAACCAATCAGAATTTGAACGGGTGTTTTGA
- the CDK9 gene encoding cyclin-dependent kinase 9 isoform X2 gives MAKNYDSLEFPFCDEVSKYERLAKIGQGTFGEVFKAKHRQTGKKVALKKVLMENEKEGFPITALREIKILQLLKHENVVNLIEICRTKANQYNRYKGSIFLVFDFCEHDLAGLLSNTHVKFTLSEIKKVMQMLLNGLYYIHRNKILHRDMKAANVLITRDGVLKLADFGLARAFSLAKNSQPNRYTNRVVTLWYRPPELLLGERIYGPPIDLWGGGCIMAEMWTRSPIMQGNTEQHQLTLISQLCGSITPEVWPNVDKYELYQKLELPKGQKRKVKERLKAYVKDAYALDLIDKLLVLDPAQRIDSDDALNHDFFWSDPMPSDLKNMLSTHNQSMFEYLAPPRRRGGHMPQQPANQGRNPATNQSEFERVF, from the exons ATGGCGAAGAACTACGACTCGCTGGAGTTTCCGTTCTGCGATGAGGTCTCGAAGTACGAGCGGCTGGCCAAGATCGGTCAGGGGACGTTCGG TGAAGTCTTCAAGGCCAAACATCGACAGACGGGGAAGAAGGTGGCGCTGAAGAAAGTTCTGATGGAAAATGAGAAGGAAGGG TTCCCGATCACCGCGCTCCGTGAAATTAAAATTCTTCAGCTCCTGAAACATGAAAATGTCGTGAACCTCATAGAGATCTGCAGGACAAAAG CGAACCAGTATAATAGATACAAAGGAAGCATCTTCTTGGTGTTTGATTTCTGTGAGCACGACCTAGCGGGACTGCTGAGCAACACGCACGTCAAGTTCACCCTGTCCGAGATCAAGAAAGTCATGCAGATGCTTCTCAACGGCCTCTACTACATCCACAGGAACAAG ATCCTTCACAGAGATATGAAAGCTGCCAATGTGCTGATCACCAGAGACGGGGTCCTGAAACTTGCAGACTTTGGATTAGCGAGGGCATTCAGTCTTGCCAAAAACAGCCAGCCCAACAGATACACCAACCGCGTGGTGACGCTTTGGTACCGACCCCCTGAGCTGCTTCTCG GTGAACGGATTTATGGACCACCCATTGATTTGTGGGGCGGTGGGTGcatcatggcagaaatgtggaccaGGAGCCCTATCATGCAGGGAAATACAGAGCAGCATCAGCTGACCCTCATCAGCCAGTTGTGCGGCTCCATCACACCCGAG GTATGGCCAAACGTGGACAAGTATGAACTCTACCAAAAGCTGGAGCTGCCAAAAGGTCAGAAGAGGAAAGTAAAGGAAAGGTTAAAGGCGTATGTGAAGGACGCGTACGCTCTAGACCTCATAGACAAGTTACTCGTCTTGGACCCGGCCCAGAGAATCGACAGCGACGACGCGCTCAACCATGACTTCTTCTGGTCCGACCCCATGCCTTCTGACCTGAAAAACATGCTTTCCACTCACAACCAGTCCATGTTTGAATATTTGGCCCCTCCGAGAAGAAGAGGCGGTCACATGCCCCAGCAACCAGCCAATCAGGGAAGGAACCCTGCCACAAACCAATCAGAATTTGAACGGGTGTTTTGA